The genomic region ATGAAACATTAACCATTATTATAATGTGAGCGTTGTGCAGAAATAAATAGAGATATGAATATAACTAAAAACAAAAATTGGTATAGAATTAAATCATTTATACCAAAACAACTATTTGAACCCTTGCTATATTTTTATTATGGTGTTCAAAGCATTGGTTATTTTGGCAATAATTATTATTGTCCAATTTGTAAAAGTAAGCTTCGGATATTTAAATCGGGAAATTGTCCTAATTGTGGGGCTGATATTAGGCACAGAACATTATGGCTCTTTTTATTAAGGAAGACAGATTTTTTCAAAAGCAGGTTAGATGTTTTGCACTTCGCTCCTGAACATTGTTTTTATAATAAAATGAAGAAACAACAAAATATCAATTATCTATCAGCAGATTTAAGATCTCCAAGAGCAATGATTGAAATTGATATTACTAATATAAAATATCCTGATAATTTCTTTAATGTTTTAATAAGTAGCCATGTACTTGAACATGTAGATGATGATTTAAAAGCAATGAAGGAATTACATAGGGTACAAAGTATTGATGGGTGGTCAATTCATCTTGTACCAATTGATTATTCACGAAATGATACTTATGAAAATTCTTTGATAAAAAGTCCAGAAGAAAGGATGAAAGTTTATGGTCATCATGACCACAAAAGAATTTATGGTAAGGATTATAAAAATAAATTGGAATCATCAGGTTTTAAAGTTACTGTTTTCAAAACGGAAGATTTTTGTGAAGAAAATGAAATTGCAAAAATGGGATTACATAAAGATACGGAGATTTACTATTGCAGGAAATAACATCCAACTAAGCATACATAAAGTATAATAGAAATAAGTGTTTTAGTGGTAATTCAAGTTTTTTACAGCACTCTAACTTTTATGCTATATGACAGGAATAGAACTCGACAATTTCAGACGATTGCTATGCTAGACTGTTCAAATTTAAAAGATTGATAACTGTTATTTTTAAGCACTTAAAAATAATTCCTAATGAAATTTAGATTTAGACCAAGATTCCTT from Bacteroidota bacterium harbors:
- a CDS encoding methyltransferase domain-containing protein, giving the protein MNITKNKNWYRIKSFIPKQLFEPLLYFYYGVQSIGYFGNNYYCPICKSKLRIFKSGNCPNCGADIRHRTLWLFLLRKTDFFKSRLDVLHFAPEHCFYNKMKKQQNINYLSADLRSPRAMIEIDITNIKYPDNFFNVLISSHVLEHVDDDLKAMKELHRVQSIDGWSIHLVPIDYSRNDTYENSLIKSPEERMKVYGHHDHKRIYGKDYKNKLESSGFKVTVFKTEDFCEENEIAKMGLHKDTEIYYCRK